In Platichthys flesus chromosome 20, fPlaFle2.1, whole genome shotgun sequence, a single genomic region encodes these proteins:
- the tbx21 gene encoding T-box transcription factor TBX21 — protein sequence MGGIGGNLYLSMLNVAETQTFGKNADISSHLHRGSKDLSEFKMGIQDARFFYPDSVPSGQDALALPYHPEQAMGGYGAQPARFYAQSLSSCPYGGVRSPPRSGAGQGYIPTAGDGFPAGGKDVYSPSPESYPGGFQHGYQRPPLYPLPGLQVSGKTQALLNNYPLWAKFHKFQTEMIITKQGRRMFPFLSFNLSALEPSAHYNVYVDVVLADQHHWRYQGGKWVQCGKAEGNMPGNRTYMHPDSPNTGAHWMRQEVSFSKLKLTNNKGSTNNVAQMVVLQSLHKYQPRLHIMEVKEDGSEEPFLSTKAQTFIFPETQFIAVTAYQNADITQLKIDHNPFAKGFRDNYDTLYAPPDSDRLTPSPTEGQQLLPGGCYPQGYLSEQYMSPLPQSRFFGREPLGMGQQHKDPASSPGPHSCWYLPPQQGVAPNRLDFTSSYEGDFSGNGFYKPFPLQASAHHALSYYPDHPFASTSVSMSGATSAAWSTSRPTPQYLAHPSKHGLGWFRPMSSSSSSSSSSMSPGNPRLHPPSLLEPLQPPPLQDKPKDSVGVAGGEEPWLDTPSVKSADSADSGLFEGGVGDNKKRRVSPYTSSTENSPPPRSGDVSEKDSSSTAEYYGYYAH from the exons ATGGGCGGCATAGGTGGCAACCTCTACCTCAGCATGTTGAATGTGGCCGAAACGCAAACTTTCGGAAAGAACGCCGACATCAGCAGTCACCTCCACCGCGGCAGCAAGGATCTATCCGAGTTCAAGATGGGGATTCAGGACGCGAGGTTTTTCTACCCGGACTCGGTTCCGAGCGGGCAGGACGCGCTGGCGCTGCCGTACCACCCGGAGCAGGCGATGGGAGGGTACGGAGCGCAGCCCGCCAGGTTTTACGCACAGAGCCTGAGCAGCTGCCCGTACGGCGGCGTGCGCTCTCCGCCGAGGAGCGGAGCCGGGCAGGGCTACATCCCCACGGCAGGGGACGGCTTCCCTGCGGGGGGCAAAGATGTGTACTCCCCGTCTCCGGAGAGTTACCCCGGCGGCTTTCAGCACGGCTACCAGCGGCCGCCTCTCTACCCTCTACCTGGGCTGCAGGTGAGCGGCAAGACTCAGGCTCTGCTCAATAACTATCCGCTCTGGGCCAAGTTCCACAAGTTCCAGACTGAGATGATAATCACCAAGCAGGGGAG GAGGATGTTTCCCTTCCTGAGCTTCAACCTCAGCGCCCTGGAGCCGTCGGCCCACTACAACGTCTACGTGGACGTGGTTCTGGCGGATCAGCACCACTGGAGGTACCAGGGCGGCAAGTGGGTCCAGTGTGggaaagcagagggaaacatgCCAG GAAACAGGACGTACATGCACCCCGACTCCCCCAACACCGGAGCTCACTGGATGAGACAAGAGGTGTCGTTCAGCAAACTGAAGCTCACCAACAACAAGGGCAGCACCAACAACGTGGCTCAG atGGTTGTGCTCCAGTCGCTCCACAAGTACCAGCCTCGTCTCCACATcatggaggtgaaggaggacgGCTCGGAGGAACCCTTCCTCTCCACCAAGGCTCAGACCTTCATCTTCCCGGAGACCCAGTTCATCGCGGTCACGGCCTATCAGAACGCAGAC ATCACTCAGCTGAAAATAGACCATAACCCCTTCGCCAAAGGTTTCCGTGACAATTATGACAC GCTGTACGCTCCTCCCGACTCGGACCGCCTCACCCCCTCCCCCACAGAAGGCCAGCAGCTGCTGCCGGGGGGCTGCTACCCCCAGGGCTACCTCTCGGAGCAGTACATGAGCCCCCTGCCGCAGAGCCGCTTCTTCGGCCGCGAGCCCCTCGGCATGGGCCAGCAGCACAAGGACCCGGCCTCCAGCCCCGGGCCTCACAGCTGCTGGTACCTGCCGCCCCAGCAGGGCGTGGCGCCCAACCGGCTGGACTTCACCTCCTCCTACGAAGGGGACTTCTCGGGGAACGGGTTCTACAAGCCCTTCCCCTTGCAGGCCTCGGCTCACCACGCCCTCAGCTACTACCCGGACCATCCGTTTGCATCCACCAGCGTGTCCATGTCAGGAGCCACCTCGGCCGCCTGGAGCACCAGCCGGCCCACCCCTCAGTACCTCGCTCACCCCAGCAAACATGGTCTGGGCTGGTTTAGACccatgtcctcttcctcctcgtcctcctcatcctccatgtCGCCCGGAAACCCCAGGCTGcaccctccctcgctcctcgaGCCCCTGCAGCCGCCCCCCCTGCAGGACAAACCCAAAGACAGTGTGGGCGTGGCAGGGGGCGAGGAGCCGTGGCTGGACACTCCCTCTGTGAAATCCGCTGACTCAGCAGACTCGGGCCTGTTCGAGGGCGGCGTGGGGGACAACAAGAAGAGGAGAGTGTCCCCCTACACGTCCAGCACTGAGAACTCCCCGCCCCCGCGCAGTGGGGACGTCAGCGAgaaggacagcagcagcacggcAGAGTACTACGGCTATTACGCCCACTGA